From a single Bacillus gobiensis genomic region:
- a CDS encoding amidohydrolase family protein, with protein sequence MATLFCAARVYTNDTFQNDQAIYVEDEEIKEIGPKKSMLEKYKGVQTVDWSHKAILPGTINAHNHSFQSLLRGIAADRPFLEWRDEALYRYTPLLDEEAIYTGALFAFGEMLKYGATTVSDFFYVHNGGTATDEAVIQAARDIGIRLVLARTMYDWDGAPTSYLETVEKAVERTRALAKKYQGSEMVHIHPAPHSPHGASPEMIKAGHRLAKELDTPFHIHVAEEMFEVEETLEKYGLRPVHYLDSLGVVDERMLAIHLVWLEDSEIQLLGNKNASLAYCPSSNMYLSDGVTNIPELLQSGVRITLGSDGACSNNRISVFEEMRMCSLLQKVTKLDGTCITAKQVYDMGTKTGAELLRLPVGELKEGLKADFVSVDLNDLSLSPKTELFANIVYSMQPNAIKDVVVNGKTIVENGALQSVSEQSIVKRVDDLFEKWNV encoded by the coding sequence ATGGCGACATTATTTTGCGCAGCCAGGGTTTACACGAACGATACGTTTCAAAACGATCAAGCGATTTATGTTGAGGATGAAGAAATCAAAGAAATAGGTCCTAAAAAAAGCATGCTTGAAAAGTATAAAGGAGTACAAACGGTCGACTGGAGCCACAAAGCCATTCTGCCGGGTACGATTAATGCGCACAATCACTCCTTTCAAAGTCTTCTAAGGGGGATTGCTGCCGACCGGCCGTTTCTCGAATGGCGTGACGAAGCGCTTTATCGATATACTCCTTTACTGGACGAAGAAGCAATTTATACAGGAGCCTTATTTGCTTTTGGCGAAATGCTGAAATATGGCGCTACCACAGTCAGTGACTTTTTCTATGTGCATAATGGCGGAACGGCGACAGACGAGGCGGTCATTCAAGCGGCAAGGGATATAGGTATACGACTTGTGCTGGCGCGAACGATGTATGATTGGGACGGAGCGCCGACGAGCTATCTGGAAACGGTAGAAAAAGCGGTGGAGCGGACTAGAGCGTTAGCAAAAAAATACCAGGGCAGCGAAATGGTTCACATCCATCCGGCTCCCCACAGTCCGCACGGAGCATCACCGGAAATGATCAAAGCTGGCCACAGGTTGGCAAAAGAGCTCGATACGCCCTTTCATATTCATGTCGCAGAAGAAATGTTCGAGGTCGAGGAAACGTTAGAAAAATACGGCTTGAGACCTGTCCACTATTTGGATTCACTAGGAGTCGTCGATGAACGGATGCTTGCTATCCATCTGGTTTGGCTTGAGGACTCGGAGATTCAACTTCTTGGAAACAAAAACGCTTCTCTTGCTTATTGCCCATCCAGCAATATGTACCTATCAGACGGAGTAACTAACATTCCGGAGCTTCTCCAATCCGGAGTGCGAATTACGCTAGGTTCAGACGGTGCATGCAGCAACAATCGAATCAGCGTGTTTGAAGAAATGAGAATGTGCTCCTTGCTTCAAAAAGTAACAAAGCTGGATGGAACGTGCATTACTGCAAAGCAAGTATACGATATGGGAACAAAGACAGGTGCTGAGCTCTTGAGGCTTCCGGTCGGAGAACTAAAAGAAGGTTTGAAAGCGGATTTCGTCTCGGTTGATTTGAATGACCTGTCCCTTTCCCCGAAAACAGAGCTATTTGCCAACATCGTTTACTCCATGCAGCCGAATGCAATTAAGGATGTCGTCGTGAATGGAAAAACCATTGTAGAAAACGGCGCGCTGCAGAGCGTATCGGAGCAAAGTATTGTGAAACGGGTGGATGACTTGTTTGAGAAGTGGAATGTCTAA
- a CDS encoding molybdopterin-dependent oxidoreductase translates to MANQLPPGQFETEKWPILHQGDVYQFDEDTWNFRLFGKVKEEITLSYSDVMNLPKTVSTIDMHCVTTWSKFGSSFEGIALRELVNLVELEKDVSYIKIYGYYNGDRFGYSANLPLEALLGDDALFVYRWKDSNEKEWEGISPKHGYPLRFIPPESFYLWKGSKWASGIEFMKEDEAGFWEELGYSMTANSFKEERYR, encoded by the coding sequence ATGGCAAACCAGCTGCCGCCGGGTCAATTTGAAACAGAGAAATGGCCAATTTTGCATCAGGGTGACGTTTACCAATTTGATGAAGACACATGGAATTTCAGGTTGTTTGGCAAGGTAAAAGAAGAAATCACGTTATCCTATTCGGACGTAATGAATCTTCCAAAAACGGTATCAACGATTGACATGCATTGTGTAACAACTTGGTCCAAATTCGGTTCAAGCTTTGAAGGAATCGCACTGCGTGAACTGGTAAACTTAGTTGAGCTTGAGAAGGATGTCAGCTATATTAAAATTTACGGCTACTATAACGGAGACCGGTTTGGCTATTCTGCGAATTTGCCGCTTGAAGCGCTGCTTGGAGACGATGCTTTGTTCGTGTACCGGTGGAAGGATTCGAATGAGAAGGAATGGGAGGGCATATCTCCAAAGCACGGGTATCCGCTGCGATTTATCCCGCCGGAGTCCTTCTATTTATGGAAGGGTTCGAAATGGGCGTCTGGCATTGAATTTATGAAGGAAGATGAAGCAGGATTTTGGGAGGAATTGGGCTACTCGATGACGGCAAATTCGTTTAAAGAGGAGCGATATCGCTAA
- a CDS encoding LLM class flavin-dependent oxidoreductase: MSENKKAKQLSDIKFSVLDLSPIIDGGSPSQSLQNTLDLAQHAEKWGYNRYWLAEHHNMPMIASSATSVVIGHVAAGTSKIRVGSGGIMLPNHAPLVIAEQFGTLEALFPGRIDLGLGRAPGTDQLTAHALRRDRRSDGDDFPEQLAELRAYFDPLSASGRMPIRAIPGEGSDIPIWLLGSSGYSAQLAGQLGLPFAFASHFSPQHTLPALDLYRRSFKSSNILSEPYAMVGVNVTAADTDEEAKRLETSLHQQFLNLIRNNLSPLRPPVDHLEDLMSDYEKQALEQQLGSSIAGSPETVKDKLQNFLNETGADEMIINGQIYDHKARLRSFEIVAEVMKK; this comes from the coding sequence ATGTCTGAAAATAAGAAAGCAAAACAATTAAGCGATATAAAATTTTCAGTGCTGGACCTTTCACCAATTATTGACGGAGGAAGCCCTTCTCAGTCGTTGCAAAATACACTTGATCTTGCCCAGCATGCAGAAAAATGGGGCTACAATCGATATTGGCTGGCGGAGCACCATAATATGCCTATGATTGCAAGCTCAGCCACTTCTGTGGTTATCGGCCATGTGGCAGCGGGCACATCGAAAATCCGCGTCGGATCTGGCGGAATCATGCTGCCAAACCATGCGCCTCTTGTCATTGCCGAACAATTCGGTACGCTTGAAGCTCTCTTCCCCGGACGCATTGATCTCGGTCTTGGCCGCGCGCCCGGAACAGACCAGCTGACAGCCCATGCGCTAAGACGCGACCGCAGAAGCGACGGTGATGATTTCCCTGAGCAATTAGCAGAGCTCCGAGCCTATTTTGATCCGTTATCAGCTTCTGGAAGAATGCCTATTCGAGCGATTCCGGGCGAAGGATCGGATATCCCGATTTGGCTGCTCGGTTCAAGCGGCTACAGCGCACAGCTTGCCGGACAGTTAGGTCTCCCATTTGCTTTCGCCAGCCATTTTTCACCACAGCATACGCTGCCGGCTCTCGATCTATACCGCCGTTCCTTCAAGTCATCTAACATTCTTAGCGAACCGTATGCGATGGTTGGTGTGAACGTTACAGCCGCAGATACAGATGAAGAAGCAAAGCGCCTGGAGACTTCATTGCATCAGCAATTTTTAAACCTGATCAGAAATAACCTTTCGCCGCTTCGTCCGCCTGTGGATCACTTGGAAGACCTCATGAGTGACTATGAAAAACAGGCGCTCGAGCAGCAGCTAGGCTCTTCCATTGCCGGAAGTCCTGAAACGGTTAAAGATAAATTGCAGAACTTTTTAAATGAAACCGGGGCGGATGAAATGATTATAAACGGTCAAATTTATGATCATAAAGCACGTCTTCGGTCGTTTGAGATTGTGGCTGAGGTAATGAAAAAATAG
- a CDS encoding nucleoside transporter C-terminal domain-containing protein gives MYFLLNILGLIVVTAVVYLFSPYKKKVKWRPILSLIVLELLITWFMLGTKIGSWVINQIGSFFTWLVECASEGISFAFPSAMANPTVDFFFSALLPIIFVVTFFDILSYFGILPWIIDKIGWVISKASRLPKLESFFSIQMMFLGNTEALAVIRQQLSAVNDRRLLTFGLMSMSSISGSIIGSYLAMVPATYVFTAIPLNCLNALIIANILNPVDVTKEEDIVYVPPKEEKKDFFSTISNSMLVGMNMVIVILAMVIGYVALTAALNGILGLFIQGLTIQSIFSYIFSPFAVLLGLTGHDAMYVAQLMGIKLATNEFIAMSDLKTQLDSLPPHTIAVATTFLTSFANFSTVGMIYGTYNSVLSGEKSAIIGKNVWKLFVSGIAVSLLSAAMVGLFVW, from the coding sequence ATGTACTTTTTATTGAATATTTTAGGACTAATTGTTGTCACGGCAGTGGTTTACTTATTTTCTCCTTACAAGAAGAAAGTAAAGTGGAGACCAATCTTATCGTTAATTGTTCTCGAATTGCTTATCACATGGTTTATGTTAGGAACAAAGATCGGCAGCTGGGTCATTAATCAGATTGGTTCATTCTTCACTTGGCTGGTAGAATGTGCAAGCGAAGGAATTTCTTTTGCCTTCCCATCGGCCATGGCTAACCCAACCGTTGACTTTTTCTTTAGCGCATTGCTTCCGATCATTTTTGTAGTCACATTCTTTGATATTTTATCTTATTTCGGTATTTTACCATGGATTATTGACAAAATAGGCTGGGTGATTTCAAAAGCTTCTCGATTACCGAAGTTAGAGAGTTTTTTCTCGATTCAAATGATGTTTCTTGGGAATACAGAAGCACTAGCTGTTATTCGCCAACAACTATCAGCAGTCAATGACAGACGTTTGCTTACGTTTGGACTGATGAGTATGAGCAGCATCAGCGGATCAATTATTGGTTCTTATTTAGCCATGGTACCTGCCACATATGTGTTTACTGCCATACCATTAAATTGCTTAAATGCGCTTATCATAGCGAATATCTTAAATCCGGTTGACGTGACAAAAGAAGAAGACATCGTTTATGTACCACCGAAAGAAGAGAAAAAAGATTTCTTCTCGACCATTTCCAACAGCATGTTAGTTGGAATGAACATGGTAATTGTCATCCTGGCTATGGTAATCGGTTACGTGGCATTAACTGCAGCGCTTAATGGAATTTTAGGTTTATTTATACAAGGGCTAACTATACAGAGCATCTTCTCCTATATATTCAGCCCATTTGCCGTATTACTTGGACTAACAGGTCATGATGCCATGTATGTTGCACAGCTAATGGGAATCAAACTCGCCACAAATGAATTTATTGCCATGAGCGATTTAAAAACGCAGCTGGATTCACTCCCGCCTCATACAATCGCAGTAGCTACTACATTCTTAACATCATTTGCGAACTTCAGCACTGTCGGTATGATTTACGGAACGTATAACTCCGTATTGAGCGGAGAAAAATCGGCTATCATCGGCAAAAATGTGTGGAAGCTTTTTGTCAGCGGAATTGCCGTATCCTTATTAAGTGCAGCAATGGTCGGATTGTTTGTCTGGTAA
- a CDS encoding HAD-IA family hydrolase has protein sequence MSKVILFNFNGTIVNTRSLAITIYNEIAEKKGYKKINEEEVAYLSTLSITDRFKRLNIPMHKLLSLGITIKQRYQKYIPNLNSVDGINEVIHELKQRGYRLGFLTTNSRDVTTQFLTSNSINMFDYTHYSFNPFSKSKDISTFLKRNKLNKKDVIYIGDELRDIKAAKKNQLCCAAVTWGYDSIKLLNSADYVAQHPTDILKIVSEL, from the coding sequence ATGTCTAAAGTTATACTTTTTAATTTCAACGGAACTATTGTAAATACCAGATCTCTAGCAATTACTATTTATAATGAAATTGCTGAAAAGAAGGGTTACAAAAAAATTAACGAAGAGGAAGTTGCATATTTAAGTACATTATCAATAACTGACAGATTTAAAAGACTCAACATCCCCATGCACAAGTTGCTAAGTCTTGGGATAACCATTAAACAAAGGTATCAAAAATACATCCCTAATTTGAACTCTGTTGACGGCATAAATGAGGTGATTCATGAACTAAAACAAAGGGGGTACCGTTTAGGATTTTTGACAACCAACTCCCGTGATGTAACGACTCAGTTTTTAACAAGTAATTCAATTAACATGTTTGATTACACTCATTATTCGTTTAATCCTTTTTCTAAATCAAAAGACATTTCCACTTTTTTAAAAAGAAATAAGTTAAACAAAAAAGACGTTATTTATATCGGTGATGAGCTACGGGATATTAAAGCTGCTAAAAAGAATCAACTTTGCTGTGCTGCAGTAACTTGGGGGTACGATTCAATTAAACTTTTAAATAGTGCAGACTATGTTGCACAACACCCCACAGATATTTTAAAGATTGTTTCGGAGTTATGA
- a CDS encoding helix-turn-helix domain-containing protein — protein MVTLLIADRDPNECIGIEWLVKNYSIGFERQYLVHTMDDLVKTIEEDNPSVLCLEIDLVPASQFETVKRLIQRYAIKTIVVTAEATFERALQALEVRAYEFWVKPFSLEKVKKTLQSVYRQSKTPKRNSVLIETNQNPIGYNHLLQKNDKTRGIKFVSLLQMNKSRLADLHRFLKEYPFPSSVAILPLSEMIAVVHTDNNLDAADVYQELRTILREWNERYQEAVTIVLYYSKNTSISLHEKYLNALNAFEIRFFQGNRDITLIEDDVKWETIDPFLTSSEQRAWIEMLNNKDKESIKHWMYQQFLNIKEPYPSPGLLRIRLTSILAQIRRFMKNFHLDTVNPFEMSYQKVFQSILYETVLYRIVQDLLLFVYEVIDGVSLQQQKATTDIVEQAIHYIQTHYKNPNLSLENVANFVDRSSSYTSHILAKRLGTNFRELVNQMRMKEAEKLLLGSNMGIQQISYEIGFRNANYFSRVFKQKHNTTPREFKAKKSI, from the coding sequence ATGGTTACCTTGCTTATAGCAGATAGAGATCCTAATGAATGTATCGGTATTGAATGGCTCGTTAAAAACTATTCGATTGGGTTTGAGCGGCAATATCTGGTTCATACGATGGATGATTTAGTAAAGACGATTGAAGAGGACAATCCGTCTGTTCTTTGTTTAGAAATTGATTTAGTACCGGCCTCACAATTCGAAACGGTCAAGAGATTAATCCAGCGATATGCGATCAAAACGATTGTTGTAACAGCGGAGGCTACATTTGAAAGAGCATTGCAGGCATTAGAGGTGAGGGCCTATGAATTTTGGGTCAAACCGTTTTCCTTGGAAAAGGTAAAAAAGACACTGCAATCAGTCTATCGACAATCGAAGACGCCAAAAAGGAATAGCGTTCTAATCGAAACAAATCAAAATCCGATTGGATACAATCATTTGCTGCAGAAGAATGATAAAACAAGAGGAATAAAATTTGTTAGTCTGCTTCAAATGAATAAAAGCCGCTTAGCGGATCTTCATCGGTTCTTAAAAGAATACCCGTTTCCTTCATCGGTTGCGATTTTGCCATTGAGTGAAATGATTGCTGTTGTACATACGGATAATAACCTGGATGCAGCAGATGTTTATCAGGAGCTGAGAACGATTTTAAGAGAGTGGAATGAAAGGTATCAAGAAGCGGTAACGATCGTCCTTTACTACTCAAAAAATACCTCCATTTCACTTCACGAAAAATATTTGAATGCATTGAATGCGTTTGAAATCCGTTTTTTTCAAGGGAACCGTGACATCACGCTAATTGAAGACGATGTGAAATGGGAAACGATTGATCCCTTCCTCACCTCCTCAGAACAAAGGGCATGGATTGAGATGTTGAACAATAAAGATAAAGAGAGCATTAAACACTGGATGTATCAGCAATTTCTCAACATCAAAGAGCCATATCCGAGCCCTGGATTACTTCGAATTCGCTTAACAAGCATTTTAGCGCAAATCCGCCGCTTTATGAAAAACTTTCATTTGGACACGGTAAATCCGTTTGAAATGTCGTATCAGAAGGTATTTCAATCGATCTTATATGAGACAGTCTTGTACCGAATTGTTCAGGATTTGCTTTTATTTGTCTATGAAGTCATTGACGGTGTGAGCCTCCAGCAGCAAAAAGCAACAACAGATATTGTGGAACAAGCGATACATTATATCCAAACCCATTATAAAAATCCGAATCTTTCCTTAGAGAATGTGGCCAATTTTGTGGATAGAAGCTCCTCATATACGAGTCATATACTGGCGAAACGATTAGGGACCAATTTTCGGGAACTGGTCAATCAGATGAGAATGAAGGAAGCGGAAAAGCTGCTTCTAGGAAGCAACATGGGCATCCAGCAGATCTCTTATGAAATAGGTTTTCGGAATGCTAATTATTTCAGCCGCGTATTTAAACAAAAGCACAATACAACGCCCAGAGAATTCAAAGCGAAAAAAAGCATCTGA
- the hutU gene encoding urocanate hydratase: MDQINEKKEVKQYKGFELHSKGWIQEAALRMLNNNLHPNVAENPDELIVYGGIGKAARNWACYEAIVETLQSLENDETLLVQSGKPVAVFRSHEDAPRVLIANSNLVPAWANWDHFHELDKKGLMMYGQMTAGSWIYIGSQGIIQGTYETFAECARQHFHGSLKGTITVTAGLGGMSGAQPLAISLAGGVSICIEVDRSRIKRRLDTKYLNTMTEDLQEAINMALEAKQSGKAISIGLLGNAAEVLNEMTELGFTPDILTDQTSAHDPLNGYIPIGYSLEEAENLRKTDGKTYISKAKQSIKEHVLAMLKMKEQGAVTFDYGNNIRQVAKDEGVENAFDFPGFVPAYIRPQFCEGKGPFRWAALSGDPEDIYKTDEVILKEFAENTHLCNWIKMARERIEFQGLPSRICWLGYGERAKFGKIINEMVASGELSAPIVIGRDHLDSGSVASPNRETEAMKDGSDAVSDWPILNALINSVGGASWVSVHHGGGVGMGYSLHAGMVIVADGTEAAAKRIERVLTTDPGMGIVRHADAGYETAVQSAKEHGIHIPMITK; this comes from the coding sequence ATGGATCAAATCAATGAAAAAAAAGAGGTCAAACAATACAAAGGCTTTGAGCTGCATTCAAAGGGCTGGATTCAGGAAGCAGCGCTCAGGATGCTAAATAATAATTTGCACCCAAATGTAGCTGAAAATCCGGATGAGCTCATTGTATATGGTGGAATTGGAAAAGCCGCAAGAAATTGGGCGTGCTACGAAGCAATCGTGGAAACCCTTCAGTCTTTAGAAAATGATGAAACGCTCCTTGTGCAATCAGGAAAACCGGTTGCCGTCTTTCGGTCTCATGAGGATGCCCCCCGTGTGCTGATCGCAAACTCTAATTTAGTTCCGGCTTGGGCCAATTGGGATCACTTTCATGAATTGGATAAAAAGGGACTCATGATGTACGGACAAATGACAGCCGGAAGCTGGATTTATATCGGGAGCCAGGGGATTATTCAAGGAACGTATGAAACCTTTGCCGAATGTGCCCGCCAGCACTTTCACGGGAGTTTAAAAGGAACAATTACGGTAACAGCAGGACTCGGAGGGATGAGCGGTGCGCAGCCGCTTGCCATTTCGTTAGCTGGCGGTGTATCGATCTGCATTGAAGTCGATCGTTCCAGAATTAAACGGCGTCTCGATACCAAATATTTAAACACGATGACTGAAGACCTGCAGGAAGCTATCAACATGGCACTTGAAGCAAAGCAATCAGGAAAAGCGATCTCCATCGGCTTGCTTGGAAACGCGGCGGAAGTTTTAAATGAAATGACAGAGCTTGGATTTACTCCTGATATTTTAACAGACCAAACCTCTGCTCATGATCCTTTAAATGGATATATTCCTATCGGTTATTCATTAGAGGAGGCGGAGAACTTGCGAAAAACGGACGGAAAAACCTACATTTCTAAGGCGAAGCAAAGCATTAAGGAGCACGTTCTTGCAATGCTGAAAATGAAGGAACAGGGAGCCGTTACATTTGACTACGGAAACAACATCCGCCAGGTGGCAAAGGATGAAGGAGTCGAAAATGCCTTTGATTTTCCCGGGTTTGTGCCTGCATACATCAGGCCGCAATTCTGCGAGGGAAAAGGGCCTTTCAGATGGGCAGCTTTATCAGGGGACCCTGAAGATATTTATAAAACGGATGAGGTTATTTTAAAAGAGTTCGCTGAGAACACTCATTTGTGCAACTGGATTAAAATGGCGAGGGAAAGAATCGAATTTCAGGGACTTCCTTCCCGAATTTGCTGGCTTGGTTACGGAGAACGAGCGAAATTTGGAAAAATCATTAATGAGATGGTTGCTTCTGGTGAACTGTCAGCACCAATCGTCATTGGCCGTGATCACTTGGATTCCGGTTCCGTCGCTTCGCCAAACCGGGAAACTGAAGCGATGAAGGACGGAAGTGACGCCGTTTCCGATTGGCCGATATTAAATGCGTTAATCAATAGTGTCGGGGGAGCAAGCTGGGTGTCAGTCCATCACGGCGGGGGTGTCGGCATGGGTTATTCGCTTCATGCGGGCATGGTCATTGTAGCAGATGGAACGGAAGCTGCAGCGAAGCGGATCGAACGTGTGCTTACAACAGATCCGGGAATGGGGATCGTCCGCCATGCCGATGCCGGCTACGAAACAGCCGTTCAATCAGCAAAAGAACACGGAATCCATATCCCGATGATTACGAAATAG
- a CDS encoding Zn-dependent hydrolase, whose amino-acid sequence MESTKLRIQPDRLQKSIEKLASFGRNEQGGLDRTTFTPAELEARDWLKQELQSLGLDVVVDQAANIWGKRPGRESGLPAIAFGSHIDTVPNGGKYDGALGVLLALEVMKVLQENHLTTRHPLELVSFSAEEPNPFGLSTFGSRAITKKLTKKDIEGVKNTDGELLTSALKRAGGDPELFEEAARDPKELTAFLEVHIEQGKRLINEGIPVGIVTAITGIYREEIVVFGEANHAGTTLMNDRKDALAAAAELILALEATCKNHPKNEVVGTIGTIAVQPNAANIIPREARLTLEIRGETKEQIEEVRSKWQSQLEEIKSKRSVRIEQKVLLDQPPSPMSEEIIQVMKEQADSLALPYSTLGSMAGHDATHMASITKSSMLFVPSIDGKSHCPEEESKHEDTEKVGNVLLQTILALDKKTRLGGL is encoded by the coding sequence ATGGAATCTACTAAACTTCGTATACAGCCAGACCGTTTACAGAAAAGTATCGAGAAGCTAGCATCGTTTGGGAGAAATGAGCAGGGAGGACTAGATCGAACCACATTTACGCCTGCGGAATTGGAAGCGAGAGATTGGTTAAAACAAGAGCTTCAGTCGCTCGGCCTTGATGTCGTCGTTGACCAGGCGGCAAACATTTGGGGAAAGCGTCCTGGACGTGAAAGCGGACTGCCAGCGATTGCGTTCGGCTCCCATATTGATACCGTTCCAAATGGCGGGAAGTATGATGGTGCACTCGGTGTTTTGCTTGCGTTGGAAGTAATGAAAGTTTTGCAGGAAAATCATCTAACTACTCGCCATCCGTTAGAATTGGTTTCCTTTAGCGCTGAGGAACCAAACCCCTTTGGCTTATCGACATTCGGCAGCAGGGCGATTACGAAAAAATTAACGAAAAAAGACATTGAAGGAGTTAAAAATACGGATGGAGAGCTTTTGACTTCCGCGCTCAAACGCGCCGGCGGCGATCCTGAACTTTTTGAAGAAGCAGCCCGCGATCCAAAGGAGCTAACCGCATTTCTCGAGGTTCATATTGAACAAGGAAAAAGGCTGATCAATGAAGGCATTCCGGTCGGTATCGTCACAGCAATCACTGGAATCTACCGGGAAGAAATCGTTGTTTTCGGTGAAGCGAATCATGCCGGTACGACGCTTATGAATGATCGTAAGGATGCCTTGGCAGCAGCTGCGGAGCTCATTTTAGCGCTTGAAGCCACTTGTAAAAACCATCCGAAAAACGAAGTCGTCGGGACTATCGGAACAATCGCTGTACAGCCGAATGCCGCCAACATTATCCCCAGGGAAGCAAGGCTGACGCTGGAAATTCGCGGCGAAACAAAAGAGCAAATTGAAGAGGTGCGATCGAAATGGCAGAGTCAATTGGAAGAAATAAAATCGAAACGCAGCGTTCGAATTGAGCAAAAGGTTCTCCTCGATCAACCTCCATCACCCATGAGTGAAGAGATTATCCAAGTGATGAAAGAGCAAGCTGACTCATTAGCATTGCCTTATTCTACTCTAGGAAGCATGGCGGGCCATGACGCGACTCATATGGCATCCATTACGAAAAGCAGCATGCTATTTGTACCGAGTATTGACGGGAAAAGCCATTGTCCTGAAGAAGAAAGTAAGCATGAGGATACTGAAAAAGTGGGCAATGTATTGCTTCAGACCATTCTAGCGTTAGATAAAAAAACTAGATTAGGAGGTTTATGA
- the hutI gene encoding imidazolonepropionase has translation MTKPLFIRRASQLATLKGSSQKPLAGDQMKDLRIVEGGSLWIEDGVIISVGADEELAAKHRSQLQNAELIDADGCLVTPGLVDPHTHLVFAGTREDEFDMRLNGATYMEIMNSGGGIYATTKATQEASEELLYKESAARLDQFLLQGVTTVEAKSGYGLNLETELKQLRVAQRLQNEHAVDLVSTFMGAHAIPREYKENPDAFVDLIIHEMIPKVAELGLAEFNDVFCEHGVFTPAQSKRILEAGLDHGLHPKIHADEIEPYEGAELAAEVGAVSADHLLKASDKGIKRMAEKGVIATLLPGTAFFLMAESANGRKMIDTGVPVALSTDCNPGSSPTLSQQLIMNLGCVKMGMTPAEVLAAATINAAHAIKRGHLVGSLEEGKQADVVIFDLPNYKRLQYQYGVNHVKRVIKKGRTVVHQGRLV, from the coding sequence ATGACAAAGCCACTCTTTATTCGCCGCGCAAGCCAGCTTGCCACTTTAAAAGGGTCTTCGCAAAAACCGCTTGCCGGAGATCAAATGAAGGATTTGCGGATCGTCGAAGGCGGGTCACTATGGATTGAAGACGGAGTCATTATTTCTGTCGGAGCGGATGAAGAACTCGCTGCAAAGCACAGATCCCAGCTTCAAAACGCAGAACTCATCGATGCGGATGGCTGCCTTGTCACACCTGGACTTGTAGACCCGCATACCCATTTGGTGTTTGCCGGCACTCGGGAAGATGAATTTGATATGCGTTTAAATGGGGCAACCTATATGGAAATTATGAATAGTGGCGGGGGAATTTACGCAACGACAAAGGCGACCCAGGAAGCTTCAGAAGAACTGCTGTACAAAGAAAGCGCAGCTAGGTTGGACCAGTTTCTTCTTCAGGGCGTAACGACGGTGGAAGCAAAAAGCGGATATGGATTGAATCTTGAAACCGAATTAAAACAGCTTCGCGTCGCACAAAGGCTCCAAAACGAGCATGCCGTCGATCTCGTCAGCACCTTTATGGGGGCGCATGCCATCCCCCGTGAGTACAAAGAAAATCCGGATGCATTTGTCGACCTTATCATTCATGAGATGATTCCGAAAGTAGCCGAGCTGGGTCTTGCCGAATTTAATGATGTGTTTTGTGAACATGGCGTGTTTACTCCTGCTCAGTCAAAGCGAATTTTGGAAGCAGGACTGGATCATGGACTCCATCCTAAAATCCACGCGGACGAAATTGAACCTTATGAAGGTGCAGAATTAGCAGCAGAGGTCGGAGCTGTCTCAGCTGACCATCTTCTGAAAGCGTCAGATAAAGGAATCAAAAGGATGGCGGAAAAAGGAGTCATCGCGACGCTTTTGCCGGGCACCGCTTTTTTCTTGATGGCTGAATCAGCGAATGGCAGAAAAATGATTGATACAGGGGTCCCTGTTGCTTTATCGACGGATTGCAATCCAGGTTCTTCCCCGACGCTTTCCCAGCAGCTCATAATGAATCTGGGCTGTGTCAAAATGGGGATGACACCTGCAGAGGTGCTGGCAGCGGCAACGATTAATGCGGCGCATGCGATTAAGCGGGGGCATCTGGTCGGCAGTCTCGAGGAAGGCAAACAAGCGGACGTAGTTATCTTTGATTTGCCAAATTACAAGAGGCTCCAATACCAATATGGAGTGAATCATGTGAAGCGCGTGATTAAAAAAGGGAGAACAGTGGTTCATCAAGGAAGATTAGTGTAG